TTAATTTTTCAAATTATCATCTTCAGGAAGATAGAGCaaatcttaacacacacacactgttttccaagtacagtcgtacattggaagtcaaacggaatcccctccggaagtccgttcgacttccaaaacattcagaaaccaaggcacaggcCGAAAAgctcactgcaaaattcagagaagtgtgagtttcaaaggatggctgtgcttcagttctcGTGTTGTTTTGGAAAATATGGATTAGGTaggttaaatgcaaactgaatctgatttctccccatccctactggCAACAGATATGGAGGTCAATATGCTATGAAGAATTCATAACtcacttaaggtaaagggacccctgaccattaggtccagtcatgaccgactctggggttgcggcgctcatctcgctttattggccgagggagccggcgtacagcttccggccagcatgactaagccgcttctggcgaaccagagcagcgcacagaaatgctgtttaccttcccgccggagtggtacctatttatctacttgcactttgacgtgctttcgaactgctaggtgggcaggagcagggaccgagtaacgggagctcaccccgttgcagggattcgaaccgccaaccttctgatcagcaagtcctaggctctgtggtttaacccgcagcgccaacTCACTTACTAGGAAGCAAATCTCAGGTTGACAGACTTCTGCACAAACATGTACATAGTGTGAGAAGGCTGATTTGAGAGTTACAGGATTGAACTGATAGACCTCAAGGACACACATTCATTCTGAAAAACACTTGAAGGCACCCTGAAATCAAATCGTGAGCTTTCTTAACTCACCAACCACATAGAGCTGGGTTCCCCTTCCCATGACTTGGTTGTAGGGTGGTGGGAAAATCCGTTCCATCTTGCAGATATACAGACCAGCATCAGTCGGCTGCAGACCCCACAGAGTAACGTTGACACCATTGTAACCACGGTGGACTTGGCACTTGATGCCATCCTTCACAATGAACGGCTCATACCCAGCAGTAAGCCATGAAGCACACATCCTGAGAGACTCGTTGCCAAGATGTTTAAGTAAAGTTATCACGAGTCCCTCTGCATTGCCACCATTCCTGTATTCACACGCAAAGTGGGCAGCCTCTTCCCTTTTAACCACCAGGAACGACGGTTGAGTTACTTCTATGACTGTAATGAAATATCAAACAGAGTGCCGTGATAAATAAACATCCTCAAGGGAAATATGCTGTATCCATAGAAAAGGGAATGGCAGGTATCTCAGATACTTACCGTATtgtttgctttataagactcactttttccctcctaaaaagaaagggaaatgtgtgtgcgtcttatggagcgaatgcaggctgtgcagctatcccagaggccagaacagcaagagggattgctgctttcactgcacagcgatccctcttgctgttctggcttctgagattcagaatattttttttcttgttttcctcctccaaaaactaggtacgccttatggtctggtgcgtcttatagagcgaaaaatacggtatttaatatCAGATATTTAGTTTACGACATTTATATTTTGAGGGAattcaagatggcatacatgacATTCCCAGGCAGTCACAAATCCAGGCACTGACTAGGCCCAGATTTTCTTGGCATCCGTAGGGTTCCCTCAAGCCATATCTTGGAAAATTTTACTTGAAGTTATTAAAATAAAACCAGGCATATATTCAACATGTGAGCAGAATTCAGCTGACACGTGCCTTGAGTTCTGCAGGAGAAGACCTAGTCATTATTCCATCAGTGACTATAGTTTCTAATGTAGCATCTGAGAGCATGGCCTTCTCTGTTTTGGCACCACAGGtgtagaatttcctccctttggAAATACAGTTCTCCTCCCTTGCTATTTAGCTTCATTATTAACTTATCTTGGGTAGGAGAGCTGGTCTCTTCTGCTTATGGCTTGCTGTTGTATTATACTTAGTAGTTTTTATGGTATTGATAGTAGTAGTGTTAGTATTgggcaacagtaacaacaacaacaacatttcttacctgcccttcaccataaggtcccacaatattaaaatcagttaagacAATTATGTAATTCTGTATGTGAGATTTTAATatttggaggttttttaaaaaaaatcaggaatGTTAGAGggttttttaatatttgcagttcccacaatattaaaattaGTAAGAACAATCATGCTATTCTATATGTTACGTTTTAGTATTTGGAGGTTTTTCAATATTTGGATTttttaggaaaaagaaaaaagaatgagttTAGCTGCATACTACCCTAGGAAACTTTGGATTTAAGGGTGAGCTATTattgggaaaataaataaatgaactttgcacaaaagtttattttaattttattttagacATCTACTTCTTTAGCAGTTGCCCAGGAACGTCTCGAGAATTATAGCAAGAGAGAAATGCAGTCCCCGCTGGTCTCTCACTTATTTACTTAGTCTTACTCTTACTTATTTACTTTACTTAACTAAGGCTATGTTTTTAAAACGAAACAGAAATCATAACATTATCAAATCCCTGTAATGGACTGCAGATGAACAGGCGTCAATCTCCAAGTAACCTTAAGGAAGGTAAtgcataagaataagaataagaattctgTCCTGTATCTATTTTCTAGATTGTAAATGCCTCAAGGTAAGGACTaatacaggacgcgggtggcgctgtgggtaaaagcctcagcgcctagggcttgccgatcgaaaggtcagcggttcgaatccccgcggcggggtgcgctcccgctgctcggtcccagcgcctgccaacctagcagttcgaaagcacccccgggtgcaagtagataaatagggaccgcttaccagcgggaaggtaaacggcgttccgtgtgctgcgctggctcgccagatgcagcttgtcacgctggccacgtgacccggaagtgtctgcggacagcgctggcccccggtctcttgagtgagatgggcgcacaaccccagagtctgtcaagactggcccgtacgggcaggggtacctttacctttacctttaaggactaATACAATAGCGaaagtacaataaaaacataaaaagagccttgctatatcaggccaatggtccttcTAGCATCTTACTCTCATGGTGACCAACCAGATGGTTGTAGGCAGGGACAAAACtaatcaaagacccagtttggcacacccaCCCATGAGCATTTGCTGGGCAGCCTCAATGGTacacctctggaggcttcacctggggcaaaacaCCTGGCTAGGCTCCCCAACCCTCTCCTAACTATGGCTCTGTCTGTAGGAAGCCCCTAAGTACATATATACATGGTGGCCATGGTGGTAttcataaaattattatcatcatcattattattatcatcatcatcatttataatAATTCCCTGCCCCATCTGGTTTCCCCcgggcactctgggcggcttacagcacataaaaaacgGTAAAACATTAGACGTTAAAAATTTCCCAATGCAGTAGTAACAACTACTGaagtaacaaaaacaacaaccttactttctaatgtatttttcatGTCTCTTCTGGATAATTTTATATAGGAGTGATTTCTCAGCCTCGTCCTATATTATTAATAACTCACCTTTGCTGAAGCCAGCAGCTAAGCTGGGAAAGACAAGGGCGATAAAAATCGAAATCATCACACAGCCAGATGTTGGCTTCATGTAGACGTTTGATGCTTTCTTAGTCGAAGACAAGCTGGGAACAAACCAGATTGATATTTAGAATGATCCTTTGTTCACGATAGAGGATTTCGGTGTGAACGGAACCCACgcactgtgtgagagagagaaagagagagggagggaggatatACCTGAAAAGGTAAGCAATGTTTTGGTTGTTTCAAGACAGGAAACTGTGGAAATACGTGTGCAGTTAACCTCAAAGAGCAGTGAGCAAAGCAAATATTCATCACCCAGAAAAATTAGTCAATATGAAACTTGTATTCAATATTAAAATGTACGGCAAGGGAGGAGAATGTCCCCTGCAGCATCAATATGAGTTCATTTCCTCCCATTCTTTTTGCTATTTtccatttatatatataatagtaTCAAGCAGCAGCCAATGTCACATGAATGGACTTCTGCTCACGTGAGAggacttcctctttttctttccccacccactctcccCAAATCTCCAGAGaatctcccccactccccaaagaAGATTTTGAAGGGTGGGGCTACAGGAGAGGAAGGGATGAAAACCTATCACAGCCATGGAAGTCTGCCAGAGGTCCAGCAATCCCTCAGCAAATTCAAAATATAACaagtgagaaaataaaataacgTCATGGTGTTGTTTTAACTAATAATTTAATTGGAGGCAAACGATGCCCACCTCcctgatgcgggtggcgctgtgggttaaaccacagagcctaggacttgccgatcagaaggtcggtgattcaaatccccgcgacggggtgagctcctgttgctgggtccctgctcctgccaacctagcagttcgaaagcacaaagtgcaagtagataaataggtaccgctctggcgggaaggtaaacggtgtttccctgtgctgctccggttcgccagaagcggcttagtcatgctggccacatgacctggaagctgtacgccggctccctcggccaataaagcaagatgagcgccgcaaccccagagtcagccatgactggacctaatggtcaggggtccctttaccctttatagtGCCAATGGGCTCCATGAGAAACTTATGCATCGAGACCccaacaacattttgaattgATATGCCTAACAATACAGGATGTGGTGTCGACTGGTGTAAAGCTGTCTTCCTGCTGATGCTACTTAGTTCATGAGAGCAATTTGAGAACCAGAAGGTGAACAATTTAGGCTGGAATTTTCAATTTGCTCAGAGTTACTTCACGAAttgaagggatgcaggtggcgctgtggtctaaaccacagagccttgggcttgccaatcagaaggtcagcggttcgaatccctgcgatggagtgagctcccgttgctcggtccctgctcctgccaacctagcagttcgaaagcacgtcaaagtgcaagtagataaataggtaccgctccagcgggaaggtaaatggcgtttccatgtgctgctctggttcgccagaagcagcttagtcatgctggccacatgacctggaaaaactgtctgcggacaaacgccggctccctgagTGAGacaagcaccacaaccccagagtcatccacgactggacttaatggtcaggggtccctttatctttacttcaCGAATTGCATAGCATGTCTATGGCATGCACAGGGTCTGTGATATCCTGTTTGAGACTTCTATAGGTATCTACTTCACCACTAGGATAGACCTCTGATGTTGCTTCAAAACATGAAAGTTGTTATAAAAAATAATACTAagattacatacatacataacatCCACATTTCTCGGCACATGCCTGCACCTACAGTATGTATGATCACTCATTAGCTTACACTCAATATATGAATACAAGGCATTTATATGCCATTTCCAGTACTATATGCATTTCCACCTGACTCTAGTATGCacctttttgtacacattgcttggctgcagaactgcaccgTAAAAGCCATAGAAGTGCGAATATCAAAGGATGGATGGCTTCCGATTTACACATTGGTTGGGGTCAGATTATGGAGGTTTACCTTTAAGTATGAAATGCATTGCATCTCTTCCCCAACCCAACTCAAAAGATAGACTGTCCATCCCTTGCCTCTGTAGGCTGTCTAAACTTGGGCACTAGGAATGTTTTACCTGCTCTTCTTCAAAGCCAGGAGACTGGGGGAATTTCCCCtcactggtaaggtaaaggtaaagggacccctgaccattaggtccagtcgtggccgactctggggttgcggcactcatctcgctttattggccgagggagctggcatacagcttccaggtcatgtggccagcatgactaagccgcttctggtgaaccagagcagcgcacgaaaacaccgtttaccttcccgcaggagcggtacctatttatctacttgcacttttgatgtactttcaatctgctaggttggcaggagcagggaccgggcaatgggagctcaccccatcacggggattcgaaccgcccaccttctgatcggccagtcctaggctctgtggtttaacccacagcgccacccgcgtcccttccctcACTGGTGGTCAAGCTTAAACAGTCACAAAGCTTTGGGAGGGGAAAGCTGGTCCTTCCTCCTCTTAAGGCAGCCCTCTAggtgttttaggactacaattcccatcatccctgaccactggttttgttagctagggatgatgggaattgtagtcccaaaacatctggagggccgaatttgcctatgcctgtgtttaaGGGTAGTAGCTGCTGTTCCTCCCTGCCAACACACCACTTGCCTGGCTGCCAGTTTCAGTGATGGGTTTTTTGCTTACCTGCAAAGCTGGAGCAACAGGTACACTTCACctgctctcttcctcttcttcaaatTGCGCACCTGATGACAGAAAAGGACAGAGATGATTCCAGCAGCTGCAAAGATGGCTCACCTTGAGATACTAGCAGAGCAAATGGTGGTCATGATTCCATAGCAGGATGTAGAATGGAAAGTTCTTCTGAATACCCCCAGGCTCTCTCTGATATGTAAAAACCTGCCTTTTGCTTGAAATTAGCCCTGTTTCACTTCGAAGCTGATTATCACGGGGGCATCCTGGTTTGTGACTAAAAATAAAGACGGGCAGGAAGTCTGTTTGATGGCCTGAGTAATTATGGTAATCAGATTTCCACCAGCATCTTTCCTCCCTGCTTACTTCACTGTGTTTCATTTGCATATTAATTAGCTGACTGTTGActcaaaaacatcaaacatgtggcatttctgctgctgctccattCCTGTTCTTTCTGACGTTCTTCAAAGGTGGCTTTCAATTTATTGACATTCCTGCAAGCTGTTTGGTTCACTGGTGAGAACGATGAACGTAACATGAATCTCACGTGCGAGACTTTCTCATCTTGCAGAAAAATGGCTTTTCTTAATTTAAATTGGAAAGTTGCTCGTAGATCCACACACGAACCTACTTAAGTCAGATCATGGATCCATGTGGCCCAGTGTTGCGTATACTCTGGCTGGCAAGAGCTTTCAGTTGGAGATCTtttccagggctggccctaccattagacaggaTGGGGCAACTGCAATAGGCAGTAGATGCgacaggggggcagggagaaagctGCCATATTGTcctgtctcaggcagcaaatgccTTGGCCTGACCCCTGGTTGTCTCTTGAGCTTGGACAGTCCATTCTAAAGATGAACTAGTTCCAGTTCAAGTACAGCATGTAGAAGCAGGAACTAATTCTAGTTCTATTTGCAGTCAGTTCACAATTCATTTCAATCCTCGGCAATGAATATTTCAGCACTCAGAGTGTTAGCAGCTGCTTTGCTGAAGTACACAATATACTTAAGAAGACTAAGAAAGCATTAAACATACGTGCAATGAAATGCAAACTGTTTAATTTATTTAAGCTTTTTATTGagcttaaattattattattattattattattattattaataataataatttataccccatccatctggcagggctgccttcagatgtcttctaaaagtttggtagttgttcttctctttgacatctggtgggagggtgttccacaggttgggtaccactaccgagaaggccctctgcctggttctctgtaacttggctcctCACAGcgagggaaacgccagaaggccctcggtgctagtagtggcgctcgccctgtggaacgccctcccatcagatgtcaaggaaataaacaactctctgacttttagaagacatctgaaggcaacgctgtatcaggaaatttttaatgtctaatgttgaatgaatgaactttattacggtctcAGACCAGGATTAAAAAAGCATAtagataaaatagcagttaggatttttttaacCGATAATTGTTAGAGCAAATGAGGACAAGAAAACAGGCATAGGAtaaaatgtctaatgttttacaattttttatgtgctgtaagccacccagagtagctggtggaatccagccagatgggtggggtataaataataataatattattattattattattattattattattattattattattatcagatcacccaagatgttttgctgcctgaagtgaaggAGAAGATGCCCCACCCCCCTACATTCTGCTTACAGAAGCAGCTAACCAGAATGGCAGTCAGCACTGCTGAAGGAAACTCCATTGCATCTCAGAGCAGCTCCTTGTTAactagggccacattcacaccatatatttaaagcactatgttgccactttaaacagcatgggttcccacaaagaattatgggaactgtagttgggtCCTGAGGGACgcagctggcgctgtgggttaaaccacagagccgaggacttgccaatcagaaggtcagcggttcaaatccccgcgacttagtgagctcccgttgctcggtccctgctcctgccaacctagcaattcgaaagcacatcaaagtgcaagtagataaataggtaccgctccagcgggaaggtaaacggagtttccgtgtgctgctctggttcgccagaagcggcttagtcatgctggccacatgacccggaagctgtgcggtggctccctcggccaataaagcgagatgagcaccgcaaccccagagtcggtcacgactggatctaatggtcaggggtccctttaactttacctagttgggtcctgagagttgttaggaaacaatGGTGATctatctcagccccactcacctcacagagtgtttgttgtgggggaggaagggaaaggagattgttagccgctttgagactcctgaaggggagtgaaaggcgggatatcaaatccaaactcttcttcttcttcttcttccctgctcacaaggaactctggaaattgtagctctgagagggacataggggtctcctgacaactctcagctcccttaacaaattccagctcccagaattctttgaaggaagctgtGACGGTTTAAAGTGACATCTTAGTGCTTTTAGTGCACACTTTCTTGTCTCTCTTTCAATCCCCACCTCTCAAAATCTAACTGAGTCCTAATGGTAGGGTTGTCCCTGTGGTTGACAGATATGGCTGGCAATTGTTTCATGTTGCTCATCTACGTTGAAGGTCAACTCAGTGGGAAATGGCtcaatatttgcttttttaacCACTGTAGATTTCAGTTCTTTACCGTTGCTCTGCTTCTAACATAAACCACAAACGAATGCTTTTGTGTTCTGCCATCGATCATCAATATTTCCGACTTTATTTTTACCTTAGTTTCGCTTTCATTGCGATCTCTGTCACTGATAATCACCATTGTGTCATTTTCTTCACAAATAGCCACTCCTAAATATAGAGGGCACACTTTTCCCCCCCATGTCATACCGAAACTGTTAAAGGTGTGCATATCACGTGTGTTCCTGATATTGCCGCCACGCAGATTATCTCTCAATTGTTCTGTCAGCACAAATAACGATAAACCAGCCATTTTAATCTGCATTGAGGCAGGATATGGAGGTCAAACCTTGAGGAGGCTCCTAACCTACAGCCAAGATGGCTATGGTAGACGACATGGGGAGTCTTTGGCTCTCCAGACATtgccggactccaactcccatcagccccaacaagcataGCCAAtcaccagggatggtgggagttgtagttcagtaacatctggagagcaaaaaGTTCCTGACACCTGTCATATACCAACAGCAAACTCAGTTATCTAAGGGCCATTCCATATACTGCCAAAATGGGAAGAAGAGGGAGGTTCTGGCTGTCTTGGCAGACCCCTGAGACTtgtagaaatataataataataataaaagaatcctAAGGGATGGGGAGGCCAAACCAGCAATACAATAACAGCATGCAGGGGATGGGacagggaatggaatggaatatcccgGAAAAGACTCTGAGGTCACAAGCAACTAAGGTCCCTATACTAGCACCATGTGATTTTATGGAAACAGTGGTGGAGATTCAGTAGCAAGGCTTCAAGCAACGTTTCGGAGcttctgagcatagctgtcaacttacagatttgaaaataagggaccagcagcctcgaaaataagggaccagcagccaaaataagggattttagtcaaccagctcaaatacgaagttaaaagggaccagataatttgggagagcagcgccgggTTTTAGCCCtccgtttccagaggttgctgctcaagacaccagccaatgaaacactgcaattaaataactacaagcagcaaccactttttgcgcaaaacgaagtccaagctacaaagatgctgttgcagttctgtatcttttctctcgtgctccatctgcagctctcagttccatcaggcggggcgggaggaaggggggggaatagcgcctgaagtaaacccgcagatcagaccatttatgctagtctaccactacaaatctatgggagaagcgcttgcggtccttcccttgtagcccttggaacacctgcccatgCCTCCGCCTCCGCGCCTCcgccacctcctcttcctcctctctccgaactgctttctctatggttgccctcactctcctctcaaggctcctcagcaattcgtaggccatgccaggctgcccatctcatccgggtccttcggcggcacagccACAGTACGGCCTAGTGGGAGCGGTGGCGACAGGCAGAGGGgaagccccaggcagagacgctctgTTCGGCAGCCGTGAGGAGGATGGCGGCAGAAGGGCCCAAGGCTCCTGCcagtcccggcggggaggggctcccaggggctgaggctggtgagaggaggccggaggggggcgggccaGGCAGCCAagaaacacagttggagcctccctcctccctggccggcagggagggagggaaaggagctgcttcctttgaaacccgggaaatttaagggacatcatcaataagggacagcagcgggacatggcgctggaataagggactgtccctccaaataagggacgcttgacagctatgcttctaagTCGCAATGTGTATTAGGATGCCCTGTCAAATTTGAGCCAAGAATTGAAGTTCATTTTGGCCCATGCAGCTGTGCTGCAGTAAACCTTCCGTGGTAGAGTTAGTTGCCTTAAACTTTGCCCATGTTAAGTGAAGTGAGCGTGTGGGACAGACTGCTGCTGTTGACACCTGCAAGGTGGAGaaactgtgactctccagatattgttggagtcCAACGTTGATCAGCCCTAGACAGCATGGCCACTGTTTAGGGATGGCAGGAGCTGCGGTTTAACAGCATCGAGAGACTCCATATCCCTaatacagaatatatatatatatttataataatttttattaagttttccattttaaaatccaatcgcatcacattaattattccaaattataccaatacatattataaagtccaaatattttgccaaattataattttttagtTGAGGgttcccatgcttcgagttcagtagggtccaatcatctcatatttctgctgcttttagtgttcaccagtcccatctttcaatcttcttgttatttccttcttcttcttaatagCCTCTGAGTTATTTCCACAGGTGAGTTAAAGTAAATAATattatgcttctgtgtgaactttgtatgACTCTCCCTTTTTTTGAAGCTGGTAAGTCTTttgtttgcaataaatcctcacgCACTGTTATTTAAGCCGAGTCCATCCAAAAGTCCTCCTCGGGTGGCAGACGCCATCTTTTTCAGTTCCGATGAAATAGAATCTAGacgtttgctcattaatttttCCAGACAAGTTGCACACATCAACCTTTCCAGGGAAGATTTGCCAAGTCGaacttaaaatacaaacatgataACAAAGTAATGGCTCGTCTCCCCCTATGGCTATTAATCTCTGCAACATAGTGTGTCTCATAATGGCGGGTCCCGATTAAATACTGCGTCACAGGAGAGCCTTTAATTTCTTTCCAGATATTtcgaaaaacaaaatacagaatcTTTTTAAAGGGATGAAAAGAGCTTAGTAGGGAGGACTTAGTAGGGAAGTGggcttttattttgcattttcttgTACTTTGTCTCTCACGTTTTCTGACTGAAACTGCTAAAAAGAGGGACTGATGTGATCTCCTGGGTTAGTCATTTTATAACATCTCCTTCCTTCATTGCAATCCAGGAAGGAAGTTGTATTTAACTGTACCACCTGTCATAACTAAGTAAAGGAACAAGAGTGAAGCAACAGAAATGGAGGCAAGCATTTTACCACCTATTCTAGAAACCTGAACATCTACCTGAAGTGTACCAACTGATTTTTAGCAACTGAAGTTCAAGAGAAGCTGTGCATTACTGCTTTGTTTCGACGCCTGCAGTATCTGCAGATTTAGTGTAATTAATACAACaactgtttcctgaaagaacaCAACTCCTGACCCATCTTTGTTTTGCCAACTTTATTTGGTAAACAAAGCCTTTCTTGTTTGTTCAATTTCTGTGTTAAGACTCCAAATCACTGAGTTTTCCCAGAACCCCCAAAGAAAGCCTGTGGTGATTTAGAAATTCAATTAATTGGCATACCCCGTGGTAGGTTCGCTACAGGTTTAATTGGGGGTAGTTAGCAGTGGGATCTGGCTTGAAAGGCTTTAAAAGAGTAGACAAAATCACAGAAAAGGTTATCTGTGGTTCTGCCACCAATATCAGcaacagtatgcctctgaa
The nucleotide sequence above comes from Podarcis raffonei isolate rPodRaf1 chromosome 1, rPodRaf1.pri, whole genome shotgun sequence. Encoded proteins:
- the CTLA4 gene encoding cytotoxic T-lymphocyte protein 4; translation: MKPTSGCVMISIFIALVFPSLAAGFSKVIEVTQPSFLVVKREEAAHFACEYRNGGNAEGLVITLLKHLGNESLRMCASWLTAGYEPFIVKDGIKCQVHRGYNGVNVTLWGLQPTDAGLYICKMERIFPPPYNQVMGRGTQLYVVDTDPCPDPQLYLWITTAVASGLFVYSILITTCVMRKAIRKSSYFTPGVYEKIVPM